The following proteins come from a genomic window of Mariniflexile sp. TRM1-10:
- a CDS encoding DUF4402 domain-containing protein produces MKKNFTLTFLIVAALIGFSMSASAQATGSAIATGTIVTPISIVKVDDMNFGNVAVSAATAGTVVMTPEGGTSTTGGVTLPATAGTVSAASFTVSGEGTYTYAITLPTTDYTVTHTTIPASTMAVNAFTSTPTGTGALTAGSQTLNVGATLNVDAGETAGTYTNATGFDVTVNYN; encoded by the coding sequence ATGAAAAAAAACTTTACACTTACATTTTTAATTGTGGCCGCGCTAATCGGCTTTTCAATGAGCGCCAGTGCGCAGGCTACTGGTTCAGCAATTGCTACAGGTACAATCGTTACACCAATATCTATTGTAAAGGTTGACGACATGAACTTTGGAAATGTTGCTGTTTCAGCTGCTACAGCTGGTACTGTAGTAATGACACCAGAAGGAGGTACATCAACAACCGGAGGTGTGACCTTACCTGCCACAGCCGGTACAGTATCGGCAGCTTCTTTTACAGTATCGGGAGAAGGAACTTATACGTATGCTATCACTTTGCCTACTACTGATTACACCGTTACACACACTACTATTCCCGCTTCAACGATGGCAGTTAATGCTTTTACAAGCACTCCAACTGGAACAGGTGCGTTGACTGCAGGAAGCCAGACTTTGAACGTTGGTGCGACATTAAATGTTGATGCAGGGGAGACAGCTGGAACTTATACTAATGCAACTGGGTTTGATGTTACCGTAAATTATAACTAA
- a CDS encoding fimbrial biogenesis chaperone: MYYFPAFYLFPFLLRSIALLVFLFGFSKDVVAQGDLMIFPKRLEFQNTRDRVKILNLHNISNDTVTYRISYINYSMKEDGSFVKVQEPGDKQRFASPFLRFYPSVITLAPEESQVLKVQLIKTSDLQYGEYRSHLYFRGVPKIEEAEKILEQKTDEFKVNLVPVYGISIANVISIGESNVEVSISNLSFEKINDLPILNLSFYRNGDFSCYGDIKVMYKSPQGVEKIVGEIQGFAVYSPGHLRKAKIELNNSEDVDYNKGGELIVRYLFQGRQKNLIAEKVLKL, translated from the coding sequence ATGTATTATTTCCCAGCCTTTTATTTATTTCCATTTTTATTAAGGTCAATAGCACTTCTTGTTTTTTTATTTGGATTTTCAAAGGACGTGGTTGCTCAGGGAGATCTCATGATTTTTCCAAAACGATTGGAATTTCAAAACACCAGGGATCGGGTAAAAATTCTTAATCTACATAATATCAGTAATGATACTGTGACCTACCGGATATCTTATATTAATTATTCAATGAAGGAAGACGGTAGTTTTGTAAAAGTGCAAGAACCAGGAGACAAACAGAGATTTGCCTCCCCTTTTTTAAGGTTCTATCCAAGTGTTATAACTCTTGCTCCGGAAGAATCTCAAGTACTGAAGGTACAATTGATTAAAACTTCCGATCTCCAGTATGGAGAATACCGCTCCCATCTCTATTTCAGGGGAGTACCGAAAATAGAGGAAGCCGAAAAAATTTTGGAACAAAAAACTGATGAATTCAAGGTAAATCTCGTGCCCGTATATGGAATTAGTATTGCAAATGTTATTAGTATTGGGGAATCGAATGTCGAGGTTTCCATTTCAAATTTATCTTTCGAAAAAATAAATGACTTACCTATTTTAAATCTTTCATTCTATCGGAATGGTGATTTCTCATGTTATGGAGATATTAAAGTAATGTATAAATCCCCTCAGGGGGTTGAAAAAATAGTAGGAGAAATTCAAGGATTTGCAGTCTATTCTCCGGGACATCTAAGAAAAGCAAAAATAGAACTCAATAATTCTGAAGATGTGGATTATAATAAGGGGGGAGAATTAATTGTACGGTATCTCTTCCAGGGAAGGCAAAAAAACTTGATTGCAGAAAAAGTTCTGAAATTATAA
- a CDS encoding DUF4402 domain-containing protein has product MKPLKTIFLGLLFLIAANLSAQNFYIYPEQALEFGDFIVAGTGGTVTVTNSGMRSSSGTIQLLNSEYYPAIFTISTDNPAPINIIIEVSRESLINSEGTTMMMASVSTIADTYTIQAGKPVQVRIGGTIQVNSGVFSPGEFQGNISITVSPNSE; this is encoded by the coding sequence ATGAAACCATTGAAAACTATTTTTCTTGGTTTACTTTTCTTAATTGCCGCAAATCTGTCGGCCCAGAATTTTTATATCTATCCAGAGCAAGCCCTGGAATTTGGGGATTTTATTGTGGCAGGTACCGGCGGAACTGTAACCGTTACCAATTCCGGTATGAGATCCTCCTCCGGAACGATCCAGTTATTGAATTCTGAATATTATCCGGCTATATTCACGATCTCTACCGACAACCCCGCCCCTATAAATATTATAATAGAAGTGTCCCGGGAGTCATTAATTAATTCAGAAGGCACAACAATGATGATGGCTTCGGTTTCTACTATTGCAGACACCTACACCATTCAGGCAGGAAAGCCTGTACAGGTAAGGATAGGTGGAACCATACAAGTAAACTCTGGAGTTTTCTCTCCCGGAGAGTTTCAAGGAAATATATCAATAACCGTAAGTCCAAACAGTGAATAG
- a CDS encoding carboxypeptidase-like regulatory domain-containing protein, which translates to MRTGAIFSPVVAIPKKAFSRICLRIFYLTVLLSPVHTFSQSNNCDEVPVTLIVEYFGKTELPSILCGKQVYFSVTGLFQFLQVKNEPSHDFKIVEGFLQHQEDTFFIDEPAKQISYKNNVFQLDSSDLIRTKTTLFLRSDHFSKIFGLQNEFSSRNLAATLVPDFELPAVKAAKRKQMRENLRRVHGEISADTTILRDRPLIHFGTAAWNVNATQRTDGLFYNRLGLGLGGLLAGGEFTGSINYNSGMDITSQNLFYQWRYVNNQNQLFRQFTAGKIASRSISSIYHPVVGVQITNAPTFVKRSFGTYALSDHTKPDWIVELYINNLLVDYTQADASGFFSFDVPLTYGSTQVSLRYYGPFGEEEISNKIFNIPFNFLSSGEFQYTVSSGMVEDGNNSKFFQGRADYGLTERITVGGGIEYLSSLEENPVIPFLNTSVRLPANMLFSGEYMHKVGYKGNFSYTSPSSLRLELSYKKFEEAQEAVLFSYLEERKASLTFPLQVGKFTGTSRVNFQQMVLRNNSYTHLEWLLSGSAWGLRANLTSTAFINQYSEPLVYSRLSTSIRFPGNFVFSPKVEYEYLRDGLTSFEGEVRKRLFKKVNFQASYTHNIRIDQFYINVGLSFDLGFTRLAMNSSVNKGYSSFSQSAGGSIMFEPSDNSLAFDHRPMIGRGSIKFEPFLDLNENGNKDQSEPSIEGLNVHIQGGGMRKQTPDGSILFRGLEPYISYYFQIDTRNLKNIAWQVDHESMEVFVNPNQMKVVGVPVKVMGEVAGFVNLGHNGIGGIRVNIVDFEGKLVSSVLSAPDGYFSYMGLQSGDYIARVDKTQMEKLKMKTKEELPFVINNTREGDYVDNLEFLLAETVDLQSVPDGIAAEEVRESEDLFGEPSENYNGQKTVSEEGLVYKVQFLTSKEPLTEGQQALRGLEHVEREKSFLGYNYLWGYTTLSSEAARLQNELRKSGFKDAYVAHYYNGQRISVEAAVSIRNGIAQRDYKPNSLISEAVQKPEIPQTEIISEKEQGGLKFRVQVAASEVQMETTDARFMGLEGVEEYWHEEMFKYSLGNFRSFGEANQFKNVLRSQGLSDAFVVPFQGNERLNRGQARGVIYFRDSSIKGIGGISLEISETTGKYVSTILSEADGSFVTPNLEPGVYTLKLDSEALEQIGMKPVNPEMTVKIGEEGYIYNSEIEFFLSATNGEAVASTRGIQDEGLVFRVQVLATVPKLSVAHKLLKGLKGVERYKHKGLYKYTVGESRKLEEIRKTRNKVLKSGFEDAFIVSFLNGVRINLQEMSGQIFVRSGHEKLGLEGISLRIFDKEEKQVTSMVSDRDGKLSFLGLKAGSYTARLDAEQLDNLGLKAGSTVRIFEIQRNTEGKIWELLIFVLEKEKNMNISEAEAKDANIEYRIQLAASNVPLGPNHPTLKGIDNISMYQHNGMFKYTIGSTYSLSEARELMEKIRAYHEFSIFIVGFKEGVRVIVLE; encoded by the coding sequence TTGAGAACTGGTGCAATTTTTTCCCCTGTAGTTGCAATTCCCAAAAAGGCATTCAGTAGAATCTGCTTAAGAATATTTTATCTTACTGTTTTACTTTCCCCCGTTCATACATTTTCACAATCGAACAACTGTGATGAGGTACCGGTCACGCTTATAGTGGAGTATTTTGGAAAAACTGAGCTACCTTCCATTCTTTGTGGGAAACAAGTATATTTTTCGGTGACCGGTCTGTTCCAATTTTTACAGGTAAAAAATGAGCCTTCCCATGATTTTAAGATCGTTGAAGGATTTCTACAGCATCAGGAAGATACCTTCTTTATAGATGAACCGGCAAAGCAAATTTCCTATAAAAACAATGTTTTTCAATTAGATTCCTCAGATTTGATCAGGACCAAGACCACCCTGTTTTTAAGATCAGATCATTTCTCCAAGATCTTTGGGCTGCAAAATGAATTCAGCTCCCGTAATCTTGCGGCTACCCTGGTTCCTGATTTCGAACTGCCTGCTGTAAAAGCGGCCAAGCGAAAGCAGATGCGGGAGAACCTTAGAAGGGTACATGGGGAGATTTCAGCCGATACTACCATTTTACGAGATCGCCCATTGATTCATTTTGGTACGGCGGCATGGAATGTAAATGCTACCCAACGGACTGACGGCCTTTTTTATAACAGGCTGGGACTCGGGTTAGGAGGTTTACTGGCAGGAGGGGAATTTACGGGAAGTATTAATTACAATTCAGGCATGGATATCACTTCCCAAAACCTGTTCTACCAATGGAGGTACGTAAATAATCAAAACCAATTGTTTAGGCAATTTACTGCCGGTAAAATTGCCTCCCGCTCCATTTCTTCAATCTATCATCCAGTAGTAGGAGTCCAGATAACCAATGCGCCTACCTTTGTGAAACGATCTTTTGGCACATATGCTCTAAGTGACCATACGAAACCCGACTGGATCGTAGAGCTTTATATCAACAATTTGCTGGTTGATTACACCCAGGCCGATGCTTCCGGCTTCTTTTCATTTGATGTGCCCCTAACTTATGGCAGCACCCAGGTCAGCCTGCGATACTATGGCCCCTTCGGGGAAGAAGAGATATCCAATAAAATTTTTAATATTCCCTTCAACTTTTTGTCATCTGGTGAATTCCAGTACACGGTCAGCTCGGGAATGGTTGAAGATGGAAATAATAGTAAATTCTTTCAGGGAAGAGCAGACTACGGCCTTACGGAGCGGATCACAGTTGGGGGCGGAATTGAATATCTTTCCTCCCTTGAAGAGAACCCCGTAATACCCTTTTTGAATACTTCTGTTCGGTTACCTGCGAATATGCTTTTTTCGGGTGAATACATGCACAAGGTAGGATATAAAGGGAATTTCAGTTATACTTCCCCCTCCAGTCTTCGGCTGGAGCTGTCCTATAAAAAATTTGAAGAAGCGCAGGAGGCCGTTCTTTTCAGTTACCTGGAAGAGCGCAAAGCAAGTTTGACCTTTCCCTTGCAGGTGGGAAAATTTACAGGCACATCACGTGTCAATTTTCAACAGATGGTGCTTCGAAATAATTCATATACCCATCTTGAATGGTTATTATCGGGAAGTGCCTGGGGACTTCGTGCCAATCTTACCAGTACAGCATTTATTAATCAATACAGTGAACCGCTGGTGTATAGCAGGCTTTCTACCTCAATTCGATTTCCCGGGAATTTCGTGTTCTCGCCCAAGGTTGAATACGAATACCTCCGGGATGGATTAACTTCCTTTGAAGGGGAGGTGAGAAAGCGGCTTTTCAAAAAGGTCAATTTTCAGGCGTCTTATACTCATAACATAAGAATTGATCAGTTCTATATTAATGTAGGCCTCAGTTTTGATCTCGGGTTCACGAGATTAGCAATGAATAGCAGTGTTAACAAGGGATATAGCTCGTTTTCCCAATCTGCGGGGGGAAGTATTATGTTTGAACCCAGTGACAACTCATTGGCATTTGATCATCGCCCCATGATTGGAAGGGGCAGTATTAAATTCGAGCCTTTTCTGGATCTCAATGAAAACGGAAACAAGGACCAGTCTGAACCATCGATTGAGGGATTAAATGTACATATTCAGGGAGGGGGAATGAGGAAGCAAACTCCAGATGGTTCCATCCTCTTTCGTGGTCTGGAGCCTTACATTTCTTACTACTTTCAAATCGATACACGAAACCTGAAAAATATTGCATGGCAGGTAGACCATGAAAGTATGGAAGTTTTTGTCAATCCCAACCAAATGAAAGTGGTAGGAGTTCCGGTAAAGGTAATGGGAGAAGTTGCCGGCTTTGTCAATCTGGGTCACAATGGCATTGGTGGAATACGTGTAAATATTGTTGATTTTGAAGGCAAATTGGTTTCCAGCGTGCTTTCTGCCCCAGACGGATATTTCAGCTATATGGGACTGCAATCGGGCGACTATATTGCCCGTGTGGATAAAACCCAGATGGAAAAGCTTAAAATGAAGACCAAAGAGGAATTGCCCTTTGTCATTAATAATACGCGCGAAGGAGATTATGTGGATAACCTTGAATTTCTTTTGGCAGAAACAGTAGATCTCCAGTCTGTTCCCGATGGAATTGCTGCGGAAGAGGTTAGGGAATCAGAAGACCTTTTTGGAGAACCATCTGAGAATTATAATGGACAGAAGACTGTTTCCGAAGAAGGTCTGGTGTATAAAGTGCAGTTCCTCACTTCAAAAGAACCTCTTACTGAAGGACAGCAGGCGTTACGGGGCTTGGAGCATGTGGAAAGGGAAAAGTCATTTTTGGGGTATAACTATTTGTGGGGTTACACAACTCTTTCCAGTGAGGCGGCCAGGCTTCAAAATGAGCTGAGAAAAAGCGGGTTTAAAGATGCATATGTTGCGCACTATTATAACGGGCAGCGGATTTCGGTGGAGGCAGCGGTGTCGATAAGAAATGGAATTGCGCAACGGGATTATAAACCCAACAGTTTAATTTCTGAAGCAGTTCAGAAACCGGAAATACCCCAGACAGAGATTATTTCAGAAAAAGAGCAGGGAGGTCTGAAATTTAGGGTACAGGTAGCAGCATCCGAGGTGCAAATGGAAACTACAGACGCCCGATTTATGGGACTTGAAGGTGTTGAGGAGTACTGGCATGAGGAGATGTTTAAATATTCCCTAGGAAACTTCAGGTCTTTTGGAGAGGCAAACCAATTCAAGAATGTACTTAGGTCACAAGGATTGTCCGATGCTTTTGTAGTACCATTCCAAGGAAATGAAAGATTGAATCGCGGGCAGGCCAGAGGAGTCATCTATTTTAGGGATTCCTCTATCAAAGGAATTGGCGGAATTTCGCTGGAAATTTCCGAAACTACAGGAAAATATGTGTCTACCATACTTTCTGAAGCCGATGGTTCTTTTGTAACTCCTAATCTGGAACCTGGAGTTTATACACTCAAATTGGATTCCGAAGCATTGGAGCAGATCGGGATGAAGCCTGTAAACCCGGAGATGACGGTGAAGATCGGGGAAGAAGGTTATATATATAATTCTGAAATTGAATTTTTCCTCAGCGCTACCAACGGGGAAGCCGTGGCTTCGACTAGGGGCATTCAAGATGAGGGACTGGTCTTTAGGGTTCAGGTATTGGCCACTGTGCCAAAACTTTCGGTGGCTCATAAATTATTGAAGGGTCTTAAAGGGGTGGAAAGATATAAACACAAAGGCCTTTATAAATATACTGTTGGTGAGAGTAGAAAACTGGAGGAGATCAGGAAGACCAGAAATAAGGTTCTGAAAAGCGGATTTGAAGACGCCTTTATTGTTTCTTTTCTGAATGGGGTGAGAATAAATCTTCAGGAGATGAGTGGACAGATTTTTGTAAGGAGCGGGCATGAAAAACTGGGATTAGAGGGAATAAGTTTAAGGATATTTGATAAAGAGGAGAAACAGGTCACCAGCATGGTCTCAGACCGGGATGGAAAACTCTCTTTCTTGGGATTAAAAGCCGGCTCTTACACGGCAAGGTTGGATGCTGAGCAGCTGGATAATCTGGGACTGAAAGCCGGAAGTACGGTTAGGATTTTCGAGATACAGAGAAACACCGAAGGTAAGATTTGGGAACTGTTAATTTTTGTTCTTGAAAAGGAAAAGAACATGAATATTTCCGAAGCTGAAGCGAAGGATGCAAATATTGAATACCGCATTCAGTTGGCGGCTTCAAATGTGCCTTTGGGACCAAACCATCCCACCCTGAAGGGAATTGATAATATTTCCATGTACCAACATAACGGGATGTTCAAATACACTATTGGTTCCACCTATTCTTTATCTGAAGCCAGAGAGCTGATGGAAAAAATAAGAGCATACCATGAATTTTCTATATTTATTGTAGGATTCAAGGAAGGAGTTCGGGTTATAGTTTTGGAGTAA